From Microbacterium sp. LWH11-1.2, one genomic window encodes:
- a CDS encoding thiamine pyrophosphate-dependent enzyme, which produces MPDSDETYADTAGRAVLETIRAYGVTAIFGIPGTHNLELYRPLADLGIRAVTNRHEQGSGYGADGWAQQTGLPGVVITTSGPGLQNAMSAIGTAFCESRPMIVLSPGVPLGAEFADVGTLHETKDATAMVGAIAEWSRRVRSAAEAVEAVHDAFTLFRTGRPRPVHIEIPLDVLEAPARVPLADRKARPAPDPAAGDPSSVADAARLLASARTPVIVAGGGATDAAAEVTALAERLGAPVLTTLNGKGVVDEGHPLSLGSNLRLAAARAVAEDADVLLVIGSKLGEAELWAPRLEARGAVVRVDISPAQRDKNLAATVGITGDAATVGSALLAALPSEPRPAPDLTAERAAIDAEMRATAPEAVALAEIIADALPADAIVAGDSSQIVYMALGSVLQARHPHSLLYTPTYATLGYGLPAAIGARVAQEERPVVTVIGDGALMFCVNELVTAVEQRLDVTIVCVDNGGYAEIRQNEIDRGMAPVGVDLVQPDWAALATAFGATGRRVDRAEDIAHSIREAIAEGGVQLVHIPTGRQD; this is translated from the coding sequence GTGCCTGATTCCGACGAGACGTACGCCGACACCGCGGGCCGCGCGGTCCTCGAGACCATCCGCGCCTACGGGGTGACCGCGATCTTCGGGATCCCGGGCACCCACAACCTCGAGCTGTATCGGCCGCTCGCCGACCTCGGCATCCGCGCGGTGACGAACCGTCACGAGCAGGGATCCGGCTACGGCGCCGACGGCTGGGCGCAGCAGACCGGCCTCCCGGGTGTCGTCATCACGACCTCCGGACCGGGACTGCAGAACGCCATGAGCGCGATCGGCACGGCGTTCTGCGAGTCGCGTCCGATGATCGTGCTCTCACCCGGCGTTCCGCTGGGTGCCGAGTTCGCCGACGTCGGCACCCTCCACGAGACGAAGGATGCCACGGCCATGGTCGGCGCCATCGCCGAGTGGTCGCGCCGGGTGCGTTCGGCTGCCGAGGCCGTCGAGGCCGTGCACGACGCCTTCACCCTCTTCCGAACCGGTCGCCCGCGGCCCGTGCATATCGAGATCCCCCTCGATGTTCTCGAAGCCCCCGCGCGTGTCCCCCTCGCGGATCGAAAAGCGCGCCCCGCGCCCGATCCCGCCGCGGGCGACCCCTCCTCTGTGGCGGATGCCGCGCGCCTGCTGGCTTCCGCCCGCACCCCGGTGATCGTCGCCGGCGGCGGCGCGACGGATGCTGCCGCCGAGGTCACCGCGCTCGCCGAGCGCCTGGGCGCCCCGGTGCTCACGACGCTCAACGGCAAGGGCGTCGTCGATGAAGGACATCCGCTCTCCCTCGGATCGAACCTGCGGCTCGCGGCTGCCCGTGCCGTGGCGGAAGACGCCGACGTGCTGCTCGTGATCGGCTCGAAGCTGGGCGAGGCCGAGCTCTGGGCTCCGCGACTGGAGGCGCGCGGCGCCGTCGTGCGCGTCGACATCTCGCCCGCGCAGCGCGACAAGAACCTGGCCGCGACCGTCGGGATCACCGGAGACGCGGCGACCGTCGGCAGCGCACTGCTCGCGGCGCTCCCGTCGGAGCCGCGACCCGCGCCCGATCTGACGGCCGAGCGGGCGGCGATCGATGCCGAGATGCGCGCGACCGCACCCGAGGCCGTCGCGCTCGCCGAGATCATCGCCGACGCCCTGCCCGCCGACGCGATCGTCGCCGGCGACTCCTCGCAGATCGTCTACATGGCGCTGGGCAGCGTGCTGCAGGCACGGCATCCGCACTCGCTGCTGTACACGCCCACCTACGCGACGCTCGGCTACGGCCTGCCCGCCGCGATCGGCGCACGGGTCGCTCAGGAGGAGCGGCCGGTCGTCACCGTGATCGGCGACGGTGCGCTGATGTTCTGCGTCAACGAGCTCGTGACCGCGGTCGAGCAGCGCCTCGACGTCACGATCGTGTGCGTCGACAATGGCGGCTACGCCGAGATCCGTCAGAACGAGATCGATCGCGGGATGGCTCCCGTGGGCGTCGACCTCGTGCAGCCGGACTGGGCAGCTCTCGCCACGGCGTTCGGGGCCACCGGTCGCCGCGTCGACAGGGCCGAAGACATCGCGCACAGCATCCGTGAGGCCATCGCCGAGGGCGGCGTGCAGCTCGTCCACATCCCCACCGGAAGACAGGACTGA
- the speB gene encoding agmatinase → MTENIGPIDASVNPRYSGIATFARLPRIEDVPRADIAVVGIPFDSGVSYRPGTRFGPSHVRESSRLLRPYNPAQDVSPFAIAQVVDAGDIPVNPFDLTAAVSEVETAAIALGEQVQRIVTIGGDHTVALPLLRAVAAKHGPVAVLHFDAHLDTWDTYFGAPITHGTPFRRASEEGLIDLTASCHVGTRGPLYSKQDLEDDERLGFSIVSSEYIEEHGVEAAIARILQRIGDKPLYVSIDIDVLDPAHAPGTGTPEAGGLTSRELLRILRALGAQDIVGADVVEVSPAYDHAQITGIAASHVVYELVSLLAAQVARP, encoded by the coding sequence ATGACCGAGAACATCGGCCCCATCGACGCCTCCGTGAACCCCCGGTACTCCGGGATCGCGACCTTCGCGCGGCTGCCCCGGATCGAGGATGTGCCGCGCGCCGACATCGCCGTCGTCGGCATCCCGTTCGACTCCGGCGTGAGCTACCGTCCCGGCACGCGCTTCGGACCGTCGCACGTGCGCGAGTCCTCGCGCCTGCTGCGCCCGTACAACCCGGCGCAGGACGTGTCGCCCTTCGCGATCGCGCAGGTGGTGGATGCCGGCGACATCCCGGTGAACCCGTTCGACCTGACCGCCGCGGTGAGCGAGGTCGAGACCGCCGCGATCGCGCTCGGCGAGCAGGTGCAGCGCATCGTCACGATCGGCGGCGACCACACGGTCGCGCTCCCGCTGCTGCGCGCGGTCGCAGCGAAGCACGGCCCGGTCGCGGTGCTGCACTTCGATGCGCACCTCGACACCTGGGACACGTACTTCGGCGCGCCGATCACGCACGGCACCCCGTTCCGCCGCGCGAGTGAGGAGGGGCTGATCGACCTCACCGCGAGCTGCCACGTCGGCACCCGCGGCCCCCTGTACTCCAAGCAGGACCTCGAGGACGACGAGCGCCTCGGCTTCTCGATCGTGTCGAGCGAGTACATCGAGGAGCACGGCGTCGAGGCCGCGATCGCGCGGATCCTGCAGCGCATCGGCGACAAGCCGCTGTACGTCTCGATCGACATCGACGTGCTCGACCCCGCACACGCCCCCGGCACCGGCACGCCCGAGGCCGGCGGTCTGACGAGCCGCGAGCTGCTGCGCATCCTGCGGGCGCTCGGCGCGCAGGACATCGTCGGCGCCGACGTCGTCGAGGTCTCCCCGGCATACGACCACGCCCAGATCACCGGCATCGCCGCGAGCCACGTCGTGTACGAGCTCGTGAGCCTGCTGGCGGCACAGGTCGCGCGGCCCTGA
- a CDS encoding RIO1 family regulatory kinase/ATPase produces the protein MSDPFETELFFADVEPGENQRWTTWPAVTPSERGPEPRPSWVVTSAGALDTELGILKTGKEADVFLLERAVPDDPTQHTLLAAKRYRSAEHSSFHRSAVYTEGRSTRNTRDTRALAKKSSHGREVAAAQWSFAEFEALCRMWERGAPVPYPVQVNGTEVLMEFLGDAHGTAAPRLAQVRSDRAELADFFTQIVDLMRTFAAAGFAHGDLSAYNLLVHEGRVRVIDLPQIVDIIANPQGLDLLHRDCVNICDWFRRRRVECDAEELFAELLAASYA, from the coding sequence TTGTCTGATCCTTTCGAAACAGAACTCTTCTTCGCCGACGTCGAACCCGGCGAGAACCAGCGCTGGACCACCTGGCCGGCCGTCACCCCTTCCGAACGCGGCCCCGAGCCCCGGCCCTCGTGGGTCGTGACCTCCGCCGGCGCGCTCGACACCGAGCTCGGCATCCTCAAGACCGGAAAGGAGGCCGACGTGTTCCTGCTGGAGCGCGCCGTGCCGGATGATCCGACGCAGCACACGCTGCTGGCGGCGAAGCGCTACCGCTCTGCCGAGCACAGCAGCTTCCACCGCTCGGCCGTCTACACCGAGGGTCGCAGCACCCGGAACACCCGCGACACCCGCGCCCTCGCGAAGAAGTCGAGCCATGGGCGCGAGGTCGCCGCCGCACAGTGGTCATTCGCGGAGTTCGAGGCGCTGTGCCGGATGTGGGAGCGGGGCGCGCCCGTCCCCTACCCGGTGCAGGTCAACGGCACCGAGGTGCTGATGGAGTTCCTCGGCGACGCGCACGGCACGGCCGCGCCGCGACTGGCCCAGGTGCGCAGCGACCGCGCCGAGCTCGCCGACTTCTTCACGCAGATCGTCGACCTCATGCGCACGTTCGCCGCCGCCGGCTTCGCGCACGGCGACCTGTCGGCGTACAACCTGCTCGTGCACGAGGGGCGGGTGCGGGTGATCGATCTGCCGCAGATCGTCGACATCATCGCGAACCCGCAGGGTCTCGACCTGCTGCACCGCGACTGCGTCAACATCTGCGACTGGTTCCGCCGGCGACGGGTCGAGTGCGACGCGGAGGAGCTGTTCGCCGAGCTGCTCGCCGCGTCGTACGCGTGA
- a CDS encoding alpha/beta fold hydrolase produces the protein MKTPALLTTAAVTVALLALTACTAGGTDTAEPDWKPKPVTWSECSPDDPAVTIEPGLECATLKVPLDYSDPEAGMTEIALSKLSATESAENAETVLMNPGGPGAGGRSLPFLGTANLADLATDHDLVGFDPRGTGASAPLDCLEQATTLTGFEPTEEAMTAAIDAQTKDRAACISENEEYIASMNAATTARDMDAIRVALGLKKVDYLGYSWGTYLGAVYRSLFPESIDEIVLDSIAPPDIDLAAIQPGVAELGEPALQAFAEFVAASPEGATLGTTPDEVKTSLTELSDTMLGKQVTVPEDDGFGGTLGAAALSDAVFGVKATWPIMLAQIVQMDAALGTLADVEPGTDIVASGTEAAYLCNDSTTEQSAASAWKSISKLRADFPQTWTATQAYYYGFCVDWPADLSPDPVALEDTGRPLLLAAHTDELVTPESLAPDMQGAIGGSILTMEDDVHGSTGNASACGAAAVTEFLRTGKTETTTCEYDIPAP, from the coding sequence ATGAAGACCCCTGCCCTCTTGACGACGGCCGCCGTGACGGTCGCGCTCCTCGCGCTGACCGCGTGCACGGCGGGCGGCACCGACACCGCCGAGCCCGACTGGAAGCCGAAGCCGGTGACCTGGAGCGAGTGCTCTCCCGACGATCCCGCCGTGACCATCGAGCCCGGCCTCGAGTGCGCCACGCTGAAGGTCCCCCTCGACTACTCCGACCCCGAGGCCGGCATGACCGAGATCGCGCTGTCGAAGCTCTCCGCGACCGAGAGCGCCGAGAATGCCGAGACGGTCCTGATGAACCCGGGTGGGCCCGGGGCCGGCGGCCGCTCCCTGCCCTTCCTCGGCACGGCGAACCTCGCCGACCTCGCCACCGACCACGACCTGGTCGGATTCGATCCGCGCGGGACCGGCGCGAGCGCCCCACTCGACTGCCTCGAGCAGGCCACCACCCTGACCGGCTTCGAGCCGACGGAGGAGGCGATGACGGCCGCGATCGACGCCCAGACGAAGGATCGAGCCGCCTGCATCTCGGAGAACGAGGAGTACATCGCCTCGATGAACGCGGCGACCACCGCGCGTGACATGGACGCGATCCGCGTCGCGCTCGGCCTGAAGAAGGTCGACTATCTCGGCTACTCGTGGGGCACCTACCTGGGCGCGGTCTACCGCTCGCTCTTCCCGGAGAGCATCGATGAGATCGTGCTCGACTCCATCGCGCCGCCCGACATCGATCTGGCTGCGATCCAGCCCGGCGTCGCCGAGCTCGGCGAACCGGCCCTGCAGGCATTCGCCGAGTTCGTCGCCGCGAGCCCCGAGGGGGCGACGCTCGGGACGACTCCCGACGAGGTGAAGACCTCGCTGACGGAGCTCTCGGACACCATGCTGGGCAAGCAGGTGACCGTGCCGGAGGACGACGGCTTCGGCGGCACCCTCGGCGCCGCCGCCCTGTCGGACGCGGTGTTCGGGGTCAAGGCGACCTGGCCGATCATGCTGGCGCAGATCGTGCAGATGGATGCCGCGCTCGGCACGCTCGCCGACGTCGAGCCCGGCACCGACATCGTCGCCAGCGGCACCGAAGCCGCGTATCTGTGCAACGACTCGACCACCGAGCAGTCTGCGGCATCGGCGTGGAAGAGCATCTCGAAGCTCCGCGCCGACTTCCCCCAGACGTGGACGGCGACGCAGGCCTACTACTACGGATTCTGCGTGGACTGGCCGGCCGACCTGTCGCCGGACCCCGTCGCGCTCGAGGACACCGGACGCCCCCTGCTGCTCGCCGCCCACACAGACGAGCTGGTGACGCCGGAGTCCCTCGCGCCCGACATGCAGGGTGCGATCGGCGGCTCCATCCTCACCATGGAGGACGACGTCCACGGAAGCACCGGTAACGCGTCGGCGTGCGGCGCGGCCGCGGTGACCGAGTTCCTGCGGACGGGGAAGACGGAGACCACCACCTGCGAGTACGACATCCCGGCACCCTGA
- a CDS encoding MFS transporter: MTTTAPIPTTASPSRAGRMPYGGLIVVMLMSFLLVTAEFLPNGVLTEMAASLGVTPGQAGQTVTVTALVGLVVAPTIGLIFPRLDRRSLLVWMALAAAVSNLIVAISPNLIIVLLARFLLGAAISAFWSMSITVAARIAGPERLGRAVMFTAAGTSLATVAGVPIGVMLSELIDWRVVFALAGVVTGLLAIALRTLLPSVPAAQASSLRLLVDTVRRPGISLGMIGHVLIVLGHFLAYTYVRLALERIPDVDASTIVVLLALFGAGGLIGNLVIGLVIDRSFAFFAVFAPVVIAVAVASMILLSGTVLGIGIVVFVWGLFFASWLIVVNTWVGHRMPDRLEAGGSLVVVGFQGAIMIAAGVGGFLVDTMSIELVYAVGAAILLVGAVLFGASNRIKA; this comes from the coding sequence ATGACCACGACAGCGCCGATCCCGACGACCGCATCCCCTTCTCGAGCAGGGCGGATGCCGTACGGCGGCCTCATCGTCGTGATGCTGATGAGCTTCCTGCTGGTGACGGCGGAGTTCCTCCCCAACGGCGTGCTCACCGAGATGGCGGCGTCGCTGGGCGTCACCCCGGGACAGGCGGGGCAGACCGTCACGGTCACCGCGCTCGTCGGCCTGGTGGTGGCACCGACGATCGGCCTGATCTTCCCCCGCCTCGATCGCCGATCGCTGCTCGTGTGGATGGCGCTCGCCGCGGCCGTGTCGAACCTCATCGTCGCGATCTCGCCGAACCTCATCATCGTGCTGCTCGCCCGGTTCCTGCTCGGGGCGGCGATCAGCGCGTTCTGGTCGATGTCCATCACGGTCGCCGCGCGCATCGCCGGACCCGAGCGCCTCGGCCGTGCGGTCATGTTCACGGCCGCGGGGACCTCGCTCGCCACGGTCGCCGGCGTGCCGATCGGGGTGATGCTCAGCGAGCTCATCGACTGGCGCGTGGTCTTCGCCCTGGCGGGGGTCGTCACCGGACTCCTCGCGATCGCGCTGCGGACGCTCCTGCCCTCGGTGCCGGCCGCTCAGGCATCCAGCCTCCGTCTCCTGGTCGACACGGTGCGTCGTCCGGGCATCAGCCTCGGCATGATCGGACACGTGCTGATCGTCCTCGGCCACTTCCTCGCGTACACCTACGTGCGCCTCGCGCTGGAGCGCATCCCGGATGTCGACGCCTCCACCATCGTGGTGCTGCTCGCCCTGTTCGGTGCGGGCGGCCTGATCGGCAACCTCGTGATCGGCCTCGTGATCGACCGCTCCTTCGCCTTCTTCGCCGTGTTCGCCCCCGTCGTGATCGCCGTGGCGGTGGCCTCGATGATCCTGCTCTCGGGCACCGTGCTCGGGATCGGCATCGTCGTGTTCGTCTGGGGCCTGTTCTTCGCCTCCTGGCTCATCGTCGTGAACACCTGGGTCGGTCACCGGATGCCGGACCGCCTCGAGGCGGGCGGCAGCCTGGTCGTCGTCGGGTTCCAGGGCGCCATCATGATCGCGGCGGGCGTGGGCGGATTCCTCGTCGACACCATGAGCATCGAGCTCGTGTACGCGGTCGGGGCGGCGATCCTGCTCGTCGGAGCCGTGCTCTTCGGCGCCTCCAACCGCATCAAGGCCTGA
- a CDS encoding AraC family transcriptional regulator, with protein sequence MVTVDADALSQVLGTVDLRVGVARRTSLPAGALLPIPHDVITLVYIAEGSVHGHPPLGDGCRLDVDPGSRRLTIDPQGTRDRLVAGDAFLMLGGSPFALEAEDAASLMVVDLELADAASQLRAVLPEFISVTGFDALEPAAAALAENMGLVDPDACPVRQGDPLICRMMATTVLLSLIRAWAANGCAPQGWPSLSNDPFLDRVVEAIHEEPGRDWTVERLAGVSAMSRSTFAERFRTAVGRSPADYVTEVRVDAAKRMLDAGRAVSEISRELGYASDEGFSRAFRRRTGMTPSSWRMAHRAPVPA encoded by the coding sequence ATGGTGACAGTGGATGCGGACGCGCTCTCGCAGGTGCTCGGCACCGTCGATCTGCGCGTCGGCGTGGCTCGGCGCACCTCCCTTCCCGCGGGAGCGCTGCTGCCGATCCCCCACGACGTGATCACCCTCGTCTACATCGCCGAGGGCAGCGTGCACGGGCATCCGCCCCTGGGAGACGGATGCCGTCTCGACGTCGATCCCGGTTCGCGCCGTCTCACGATCGACCCGCAGGGCACCCGTGATCGGCTCGTCGCCGGCGACGCCTTCCTGATGCTGGGCGGATCGCCGTTCGCGCTCGAGGCCGAAGATGCCGCGAGCCTCATGGTCGTCGACCTCGAACTCGCGGATGCCGCGTCGCAGCTGCGCGCTGTGCTGCCCGAGTTCATCAGCGTGACGGGTTTCGACGCCCTCGAACCCGCGGCCGCCGCTCTGGCCGAGAACATGGGCCTCGTCGACCCGGACGCGTGCCCCGTGCGCCAGGGCGATCCGCTGATCTGCCGCATGATGGCGACGACCGTGCTACTCTCCCTCATCCGCGCCTGGGCGGCGAACGGCTGCGCACCGCAGGGCTGGCCCTCGCTGTCGAACGATCCCTTCCTCGACCGTGTCGTCGAGGCGATCCACGAGGAGCCCGGTCGCGACTGGACCGTCGAGCGCCTCGCCGGGGTCAGCGCGATGTCGCGATCGACGTTCGCCGAGCGCTTCCGCACCGCCGTCGGCCGCTCCCCCGCCGACTACGTCACCGAGGTGCGCGTCGACGCAGCGAAGCGGATGCTCGACGCCGGACGAGCCGTCTCCGAGATCTCGCGGGAGCTCGGCTACGCCTCGGACGAGGGCTTCAGCCGCGCGTTCCGCCGCCGCACCGGCATGACACCGTCATCCTGGCGCATGGCCCACCGCGCGCCCGTCCCCGCGTAG
- a CDS encoding DUF3817 domain-containing protein has translation MFRTPDRLFRVLAIAEAITWTILIAAIIARAVGAPGVVVTVGGGIHGFVFLAYAATAVLVALNQRWHLGVGVLAVVSAIVPYATIPTEIWLHRTGRLDGAWRLDATDDPRDRRLYDRLMRWFLRRPLVLVLLLAVGIVALYVILLLVGPPGGK, from the coding sequence GTGTTCCGCACCCCCGACCGCCTGTTCCGAGTCCTCGCGATCGCGGAGGCGATCACCTGGACGATCCTGATCGCCGCGATCATCGCGCGTGCGGTCGGCGCACCCGGCGTGGTGGTGACGGTCGGCGGAGGCATCCACGGCTTCGTGTTCCTCGCCTACGCGGCCACTGCGGTGCTCGTCGCGCTCAACCAGCGCTGGCACCTCGGGGTCGGCGTGCTGGCGGTCGTCAGCGCGATCGTGCCCTACGCCACCATCCCCACCGAGATCTGGCTGCACCGCACGGGCCGGCTCGACGGCGCCTGGCGCCTCGATGCGACCGACGATCCCCGCGACCGCCGCTTGTACGACCGGCTGATGCGCTGGTTCCTGCGCCGGCCCCTGGTGCTGGTGCTCCTGCTCGCGGTCGGGATCGTCGCGCTCTACGTGATCCTGCTGCTGGTCGGTCCTCCCGGCGGCAAGTGA
- a CDS encoding NAD(P)/FAD-dependent oxidoreductase yields the protein MTETAPYDVLIIGGGPAGLSAALNLGRSLVRVLVVDADRPRNAATLNSHGFLTRDGVPPHELRRIAREELAAYPNVEIRSRVRVAALRSTDAEADGVRFDAEIGRREPETTVSARSVLLATGLRETLPDVPNLRGFYGMSLFSCAACDAWELQGRRLALIGESADLAARARLIGRWTETLTVFTNGADVVSTAEEAELAAAGVAVRRHPIVELVGDRGRLEAIRLADGATIAVDGGFVRPVWETELSFLDGIAPTLDEAGHLVTDRSGRTDVPGLYAAGDAATPGPQQLIVAAGAGARVAAVIVHDTIGVATAH from the coding sequence ATGACTGAGACGGCTCCGTACGACGTGCTGATCATCGGCGGCGGCCCCGCCGGCCTCTCGGCCGCCCTCAACCTCGGCCGCTCGCTCGTGCGCGTGCTCGTGGTCGATGCGGACCGGCCGCGCAACGCCGCCACGCTGAACTCCCACGGCTTCCTCACCCGCGACGGCGTGCCGCCGCACGAGCTGCGTCGCATCGCCCGCGAGGAGCTCGCGGCCTACCCGAACGTCGAGATCCGCTCGCGCGTGCGCGTCGCGGCGCTCCGGTCGACGGATGCCGAAGCGGACGGGGTGCGCTTCGACGCCGAGATCGGACGACGCGAGCCTGAGACGACGGTCTCGGCGCGGTCGGTGCTGCTCGCCACCGGGCTCCGCGAGACGCTCCCCGACGTTCCGAACCTCCGCGGCTTCTACGGCATGAGCCTGTTCAGCTGCGCCGCGTGCGACGCCTGGGAGCTGCAGGGACGGCGTCTCGCGCTCATCGGGGAGTCCGCCGACCTCGCCGCCCGCGCACGCCTGATCGGCCGCTGGACCGAGACGCTCACGGTCTTCACGAACGGCGCCGACGTCGTGAGCACGGCAGAGGAGGCAGAGCTCGCCGCTGCCGGCGTCGCCGTGCGACGGCATCCGATCGTCGAGCTCGTGGGCGACCGCGGCCGGCTCGAGGCGATCCGGCTGGCCGACGGGGCGACGATCGCCGTGGACGGCGGGTTCGTGCGGCCCGTGTGGGAGACCGAGCTGTCGTTCCTCGACGGCATCGCCCCGACGCTCGACGAGGCCGGGCACCTGGTCACCGATCGCTCCGGACGCACCGATGTGCCCGGCCTCTACGCGGCGGGCGATGCGGCCACCCCCGGCCCGCAGCAGCTCATCGTCGCGGCCGGGGCCGGAGCCCGCGTGGCGGCGGTCATCGTGCACGACACGATCGGCGTCGCGACCGCGCACTGA
- the fdxA gene encoding ferredoxin has product MTYVIALPCVDVKDRACIDECPVDCIYEGERSLYIHPDECVDCGACEPVCPVEAIYYEDDLPEEWQDYYKANVDFFSEIGSPGGAAKVGVYAFDHPVVAALPPQEGGHD; this is encoded by the coding sequence ATGACCTACGTCATCGCACTGCCCTGTGTGGATGTCAAGGACAGGGCCTGCATCGACGAGTGCCCGGTGGACTGCATCTACGAGGGAGAGCGCTCTCTCTACATCCACCCCGACGAGTGCGTCGACTGCGGCGCATGCGAACCCGTGTGCCCCGTCGAGGCGATCTACTACGAGGACGACCTGCCGGAGGAGTGGCAGGATTACTACAAGGCGAATGTCGACTTCTTCTCGGAGATCGGATCGCCCGGCGGCGCCGCCAAGGTCGGCGTCTACGCGTTCGACCATCCGGTGGTCGCCGCCCTTCCCCCACAGGAGGGTGGGCATGACTGA
- a CDS encoding FAD-dependent oxidoreductase — translation MTSFPPALRVAIVGAGPAGIYAGNLLATAVLRRAQEPGGVPDADVEIDLFESLPAPYGLIRYGVAPDHPRIKGIVNSLHEMLDASTSSSRRTIRFIGNVEVGRDIALDELRERYHAVILATGAIRDAVLDIPGVDLPGSYGAADFVAWFDGHPDVARTWPLDASSVAVIGNGNVALDVARVLAKHAVDLRTTEVPDNVLEGLESSAVTDVHVFGRRGPADIKFTPIELRELGEVRDVDIVLYDEDFEGVDPAAAPNNQLKVMLRTLNGWRERPAGTASRRLHLHFWHAPVEITGDGEVEGIRFERTRLATDGTDAAPRLTGTGEFRDYAVQAVYRAVGYYGTRVVDAPFDEVRGVVPNDGGRVDGEAGLYATGWIKRGPVGLIGHTKSDALETITHLVADAEAGLLTDASGSLSPSKGEGDVLDLLDARETAYTTWDGWLALDAHERHLGETHTHARERVKVVPRDEQVAVSSRAVSRDDAYVR, via the coding sequence ATGACCTCCTTCCCTCCTGCCCTGCGCGTCGCGATCGTCGGCGCCGGCCCCGCCGGCATCTACGCCGGCAACCTCCTCGCCACCGCCGTCCTTCGACGGGCTCAGGAACCGGGCGGGGTGCCGGACGCCGATGTCGAGATCGACCTGTTCGAGTCGCTTCCCGCCCCCTACGGGCTGATCCGCTACGGCGTCGCTCCCGACCACCCCCGCATCAAGGGGATCGTGAACTCGCTGCACGAGATGCTCGACGCGTCGACCTCGTCGTCCCGGCGCACCATCCGCTTCATCGGCAACGTCGAGGTCGGGCGCGACATCGCCCTCGACGAGTTGCGTGAGCGCTACCACGCCGTGATCCTCGCGACCGGCGCGATCCGCGACGCCGTGCTCGACATCCCGGGCGTCGACCTGCCCGGCTCGTACGGCGCCGCCGACTTCGTGGCCTGGTTCGACGGCCACCCCGACGTCGCCCGCACCTGGCCTCTCGACGCCTCGTCGGTCGCCGTGATCGGCAACGGCAACGTCGCGCTCGACGTCGCGCGCGTGCTGGCCAAGCACGCGGTCGACCTGCGCACGACCGAGGTGCCGGACAACGTGCTCGAAGGCCTCGAGTCGTCGGCCGTGACCGACGTGCACGTGTTCGGCCGCCGCGGCCCCGCCGACATCAAGTTCACGCCGATCGAGCTGCGCGAGCTCGGCGAGGTGCGCGACGTCGACATCGTCCTGTACGACGAGGACTTCGAGGGCGTCGATCCGGCCGCCGCCCCGAACAACCAGCTCAAGGTCATGCTCCGCACGCTGAACGGCTGGCGCGAGCGCCCCGCCGGCACGGCATCCCGCCGGCTGCATCTGCACTTCTGGCACGCGCCGGTGGAGATCACCGGCGACGGGGAGGTCGAGGGCATCCGGTTCGAGCGCACCCGTCTCGCGACCGACGGGACGGATGCCGCGCCGCGGCTGACCGGCACGGGCGAGTTCCGCGACTACGCCGTGCAGGCGGTCTACCGCGCGGTGGGCTACTACGGCACGCGCGTGGTCGACGCCCCGTTCGACGAAGTACGCGGCGTCGTGCCGAACGACGGCGGTCGCGTCGACGGCGAGGCGGGCCTGTACGCGACGGGCTGGATCAAGCGCGGACCCGTCGGCCTCATCGGCCACACCAAGTCCGATGCGCTCGAGACGATCACGCACCTGGTCGCGGATGCCGAGGCGGGCCTGCTGACGGATGCCTCTGGGTCCCTGAGCCCGTCGAAGGGCGAGGGCGACGTGCTCGACCTGCTCGACGCCCGCGAGACGGCGTACACGACGTGGGACGGCTGGCTCGCCCTCGATGCCCACGAGCGCCACCTCGGCGAGACGCACACCCACGCCCGGGAGCGGGTCAAGGTCGTGCCGCGTGACGAGCAGGTGGCGGTGTCGTCACGGGCGGTGTCGCGCGACGACGCCTACGTCCGATGA